The genomic window GATGGAGCGCGCCACTTCCTCGCCCGTCCCCATGCGCCCCATGGGATTCCAGGCGAGCGCCTGTTGGAAGAAGTCGGGGTTGTCGCGCTCCACGTCGTGCCAGAAGCCGCCCTCCATGTAGATCGTGCCAGGCGATATCACGTTGGCGCGGATGCCCTCCGGGGCCAGCGTGTGCGCGAGGCCCCGGCCGTATCGATTGAGCGCGGCCTTGAGCACGCCGTACGGTCCCTCGAAGGCTCCGGCCTCGCGCGCGGCCACCGAGGACACGATGACGATGGACCCCGCGTCGGAACGCTTCAGGTG from Gemmatimonadota bacterium includes these protein-coding regions:
- a CDS encoding SDR family oxidoreductase; protein product: HLKRSDAGSIVIVSSVAAREAGAFEGPYGVLKAALNRYGRGLAHTLAPEGIRANVISPGTIYMEGGFWHDVERDNPDFFQQALAWNPMGRMGTGEEVARSIAFLASPASSFTTGTNLVVDGALTKGVQT